From a single Ascaphus truei isolate aAscTru1 chromosome 2, aAscTru1.hap1, whole genome shotgun sequence genomic region:
- the LOC142487401 gene encoding uncharacterized protein LOC142487401: protein MLGLIKYTPHTEMVDSIDLRLQIKNDSSLDDMREISGRDEKSLKTLGLEDGSDTIKIMKCPENYISQALDEDTVTTCTSKSSHGTDDFVLGKTAQQHREITCKELVTELDKEQLTHIDTVNSKSTFFRTKDPVNEIEDINFSILKNSSTCNMYSDMHMLVENKAALFPDPGDTENTTRSDHYPDNIEHRLLDQAEILNKEDSISRSGFNNTFGADTDQIWSDNWEPTCTSDSWGESYLTDSQTHEFSYSTEENSIDQNSVKCNVIWYSQDTFSLDNNLRHTLVTTDHETQEAPLLKALSINQKGSNCLETKQEADRPQALFHVESSRNASTESSSSHKDNETNSSDLSEDEIANRRYGLLYHDVEAEKEEVSLLSPVCSLV, encoded by the coding sequence ATGTTGGGGCTAATTAAATATACTCCTCATACTGAAATGGTTGATTCTATTGATTTAAGATTGCAGATAAAAAACGATTCAAGCTTAGATGACATGAGAGAGATAAGTGGACGGGATGAAAAATCTTTAAAGACATTAGGGTTGGAAGATGGATCAGATACAATAAAAATTATGAAATGCCCAGAGAATTACATAAGTCAGGCACTTGATGAGGACACTGTCACAACATGCACATCTAAGTCAAGCCATGGAACTGATGATTTTGTTCTAGGCAAAACAGCACAACAGCACAGGGAAATCACATGTAAAGAACTGGTGACTGAGCTTGATAAGGAACAGCTTACACATATTGACACAGTAAACAGTAAAAGCACATTTTTCAGGACAAAGGATCCTGTTAATGAAATTGAAGACATCAATTTTAGCATTCTCAAAAATAGCAGCACTTGCAATATGTATTCGGATATGCATATGCTCGTTGAAAACAAAGCTGCCTTATTTCCAGATCCAGGTGATACCGAAAACACAACCAGAAGTGACCATTACCCTGACAACATAGAGCACAGGCTTTTAGATCAAGCAGAAATATTAAATAAAGAGGACAGTATTTCAAGGAGTGGATTTAATAATACTTTTGGTGCAGATACAGACCAGATATGGTCAGATAACTGGGAACCAACATGTACCAGTGATTCATGGGGAGAGTCATATCTGACAGATAGCCAAACACATGAATTTTCCTACAGCACTGAAGAAAATAGTATTGACCAGAACTCAGTAAAATGTAATGTTATTTGGTACTCACAAGACACTTTTAGTTTAGACAACAACCTAAGACATACATTGGTTACTACTGACCATGAGACACAAGAGGCACCCTTGCTTAAAGCCTTGTCCATTAATCAGAAAGGCAGTAACTGCCTAGAAACAAAACAAGAAGCTGATAGGCCCCAAGCTCTATTTCATGTGGAAAGCTCCAGAAATGCTAGCACTGAGAGTTCATCTAGCCACAAAGACAATGAGACCAACAGCTCAGATTTATCGGAAGATGAAATTGCTAATCGGCGATACGGATTACTATACCACGATGTAGAGGCTGAGAAAGAAGAGGTATCTCTGCTTTCCCCAGTGTGTAGTCTAGTCtag